The following are encoded together in the Mesoterricola sediminis genome:
- the rodA gene encoding rod shape-determining protein RodA: MKERLRALDTSLLWPMALLVIMGLLTVYSAGRGTNQQAMIWAKQGLWNLIGFALMAFLAGMDPRRVFRSGFALYVLGILSLVAVLAAGHRIGGAQRWLGVGGLTFQPSELMKWLTLLFVAHRLGTRQPQDLTGWDLVQTSALVFFPMLLVLKQPDLGMAISFTPILALIPVIKGLRAKWVALTLAICCAGGVFAWHKVLKPYQKQRVMTFLDPGADLKGKGYQINQSRIAIGAGGLTGQGFTSGSQTQLNFLPVKTTDFVFSVWAEERGFLGVLLALGLFGLVLTRILDTAVAARSASETYFCVGAAGIIALHLLVNVGMVVGVLPNKGIVLPFFSAGGSSTLSYFLGLGVVMGVRHRATLK; this comes from the coding sequence GTGAAGGAACGCCTGCGCGCCCTCGACACCTCCCTCCTCTGGCCCATGGCGCTCCTGGTGATCATGGGCCTGCTCACCGTGTACTCGGCGGGGCGCGGCACCAACCAGCAGGCGATGATCTGGGCCAAGCAGGGGCTCTGGAACCTCATCGGCTTCGCCCTGATGGCCTTCCTCGCCGGCATGGACCCCCGCCGGGTCTTCCGCAGCGGGTTCGCCCTCTACGTCCTGGGCATCCTGAGCCTGGTGGCGGTCCTGGCGGCCGGCCACCGCATCGGCGGCGCCCAGCGCTGGCTGGGCGTGGGGGGCCTGACCTTCCAGCCCTCCGAGCTGATGAAGTGGCTGACCCTGCTCTTCGTCGCCCACCGCCTCGGCACCCGCCAGCCCCAGGACCTGACCGGCTGGGACCTGGTGCAGACCTCGGCCCTCGTGTTCTTCCCCATGCTCCTGGTGCTCAAGCAGCCCGACCTGGGCATGGCCATCAGCTTCACCCCCATCCTCGCCCTCATCCCGGTCATCAAGGGCCTGCGCGCCAAGTGGGTGGCCCTCACCCTCGCCATCTGCTGCGCGGGCGGGGTCTTCGCCTGGCACAAGGTCCTCAAGCCCTACCAGAAGCAGCGCGTGATGACCTTCCTGGACCCCGGCGCCGACCTCAAGGGCAAGGGCTACCAGATCAACCAGAGCCGCATCGCCATCGGCGCGGGCGGCCTCACCGGCCAGGGCTTCACCTCCGGCAGCCAGACCCAGCTCAACTTCCTGCCGGTGAAGACCACGGACTTCGTGTTCTCGGTGTGGGCGGAGGAGCGCGGTTTCCTGGGCGTGCTCCTGGCCCTGGGGCTCTTCGGCCTGGTCCTGACCCGCATCCTGGACACGGCGGTGGCGGCCCGGAGCGCCTCGGAGACCTACTTCTGCGTCGGGGCCGCGGGCATCATCGCCCTGCACCTCCTGGTGAACGTGGGCATGGTCGTGGGCGTCCTGCCCAACAAGGGCATCGTCCTGCCCTTCTTCAGCGCCGGCGGCAGCAGCACCCTCAGCTACTTCCTGGGGCTGGGCGTCGTCATGGGCGTGAGGCACCGGGCCACGCTCAAGTAG
- the ligA gene encoding NAD-dependent DNA ligase LigA — protein sequence MSADPKIRMQELAAQVLEHRRRYFVLDQPVLSDAEYDALERELRDLEAAHPEAADPNSPTQRVGAPPLDQFRKARHATPMLSLDNTYSEDDLRDWEGRVIKGLGFSPVFSAELKVDGLSLSLLYQDRTLVRAVTRGNGEEGEDVTENARTIADIPLTLPAAAPGTLEVRGEVFLSRRRWEELNRERDARGEARFANPRNAASGTMKQLDSRITAERRLSFLPWQMIGSAAHSSGMDQLAAWGFTRMPAHGEGTFADVLAFIEAQREARLKLPFDTDGVVVKVDGLDFQERLGFTDRVPRWAIAFKYPGLQATTTLLGVTWQVSRAGKLTPVAELEAVEVAGSTVRRATLHNADELLRLGVRVGCKVFVEKGGEVIPKVVAVVPGTLPGDAPPPAVPQACPVCGGAVGKDSDEEVAWRCQNPECPAKISARLQHLGSRVALDIEGLGEALVEQLAPRFAQPWDVFSLLEDPRNSLARLAGLERMGEKSAQNLMTALEAARRKPLARWIHALGIPMVGARTAELLAEAFPTLEDLWAAPEPKLQAVEEVGPKVAAAIRAFAALHPGLPGQLAAMGVAPEAPAPRDRAGLPLAGQVAVVTGTLPTLGREEAEALLKALGAKVTGSVSAKTTVLVAGEKAGSKLAKAEALGIPVRDEAWLRALKPE from the coding sequence ATGAGCGCCGATCCCAAGATCCGAATGCAGGAGCTGGCGGCCCAGGTGCTGGAGCACCGCCGCCGCTACTTCGTCCTCGACCAGCCCGTCCTCTCCGACGCGGAATACGACGCCCTGGAGCGCGAGCTGCGGGACCTGGAGGCGGCCCACCCCGAGGCCGCGGACCCCAACAGCCCCACCCAGCGGGTGGGCGCGCCGCCCCTGGACCAGTTCCGGAAGGCCCGGCACGCCACCCCCATGCTGAGCCTCGACAACACCTATTCCGAGGACGACCTGCGCGACTGGGAGGGCCGGGTCATCAAGGGCCTCGGCTTTTCGCCCGTCTTTTCGGCTGAGCTCAAGGTGGACGGGCTCTCCCTGTCCCTCCTGTACCAGGACCGGACCCTCGTCCGCGCCGTCACCCGCGGCAACGGCGAGGAGGGGGAGGACGTCACCGAGAACGCCCGCACCATCGCCGACATCCCCCTCACCCTGCCGGCCGCGGCCCCCGGGACCCTGGAGGTGCGCGGCGAGGTGTTCCTGTCCAGGCGGCGGTGGGAGGAGCTGAACCGCGAGCGGGACGCCCGCGGCGAGGCCCGGTTCGCGAATCCGCGCAATGCCGCCTCCGGCACCATGAAGCAGCTCGACAGCCGCATCACGGCGGAGCGCCGCCTCTCCTTCCTCCCCTGGCAGATGATCGGCTCGGCCGCGCACAGCTCGGGCATGGACCAGCTCGCCGCCTGGGGTTTCACGCGCATGCCCGCCCACGGGGAGGGCACGTTCGCGGACGTCCTCGCCTTCATCGAGGCCCAGCGGGAGGCCCGGCTGAAGCTGCCCTTCGACACCGACGGGGTCGTCGTCAAGGTGGACGGCCTGGACTTCCAGGAGCGCCTGGGCTTCACGGACCGGGTGCCCCGCTGGGCCATCGCCTTCAAGTACCCCGGCCTCCAGGCCACCACCACCCTCCTGGGCGTCACCTGGCAGGTGAGCCGGGCCGGGAAGCTGACCCCGGTGGCCGAGCTGGAGGCGGTGGAGGTGGCGGGATCGACGGTGCGCCGCGCCACCCTGCACAACGCCGACGAGCTCCTGCGCCTCGGCGTCCGCGTGGGCTGCAAGGTCTTCGTGGAGAAGGGCGGCGAGGTCATCCCCAAGGTGGTGGCCGTGGTCCCGGGCACCCTGCCCGGGGACGCGCCGCCCCCCGCCGTGCCCCAGGCCTGTCCCGTCTGCGGCGGGGCCGTGGGGAAGGACTCCGACGAGGAAGTCGCCTGGCGCTGCCAGAACCCCGAGTGCCCCGCCAAGATCAGCGCCCGCCTCCAGCACCTGGGCTCCCGGGTGGCCCTGGACATCGAGGGCCTGGGCGAGGCCCTCGTGGAGCAGCTGGCCCCGCGGTTCGCCCAGCCCTGGGACGTCTTCAGTCTCCTCGAGGATCCCCGCAACAGCCTGGCGAGGCTGGCCGGGCTGGAGCGCATGGGCGAGAAGAGCGCCCAGAACCTCATGACGGCCCTGGAGGCGGCCCGCCGCAAGCCCCTGGCCCGGTGGATCCACGCCCTGGGCATCCCCATGGTCGGGGCCCGCACCGCGGAGCTCCTGGCCGAGGCCTTCCCCACCCTGGAGGACCTGTGGGCCGCCCCGGAACCGAAGCTCCAGGCCGTGGAGGAGGTGGGTCCCAAGGTGGCCGCCGCCATCCGGGCCTTCGCCGCCCTCCACCCCGGCCTCCCGGGCCAGCTCGCCGCGATGGGCGTCGCGCCCGAGGCCCCCGCCCCCCGGGACCGCGCCGGCCTGCCCCTGGCGGGCCAGGTGGCCGTGGTCACGGGCACCCTGCCCACCCTGGGGCGCGAGGAGGCCGAGGCCCTGCTCAAGGCCCTGGGCGCCAAGGTGACCGGATCCGTCAGCGCCAAGACCACGGTGCTGGTGGCCGGCGAGAAGGCCGGCTCCAAGCTGGCCAAGGCCGAGGCCCTGGGCATCCCCGTCCGGGACGAGGCCTGGCTCCGCGCCCTGAAACCGGAATGA
- a CDS encoding serine/threonine-protein kinase translates to MTNHPRRIGKFELIERLGEGAMGEVFLARDTLIGREVALKTIRPAALTSPDARERFFREAQAAGRLNHPNLVTIHEFGEDAGVHYIAMEHVPGDDLAALLASRELSRPAILDLLAQVCDGLAYAHQRGVVHRDIKPSNVRVTRFSNRLTAKILDFGIARLPGSDLTSTGTLLGTFGYLAPEAIQGGKADHRADLFAVGVLLYEALAGERPFDGESTATVLHRIVHDEPAPLDPEALEGVSPALRDVVARALAKAPAARYATADALAADLRAARNPAWTGGDTREITVRMPRIRPEGGTAPRRGLRILVWSLLAVLLAGAAGGGAWAWRRHRRRARAAAQAVQPVPQAVAVPVPAAPDPTPTQPPAAQPAPETAPPVQTPAPGQNPGQPPAAHPVPSQPAAQPPAPAPAPAPYRDLDAAAAALDKDPRGALAALEGILQREPDNERAIALRIAALYESGDYRGTGRAMMEAKRGGHPLWPMALKYPRLRQVFERERLQPRLPRRRAEGADQGR, encoded by the coding sequence ATGACGAACCATCCCCGCCGCATCGGCAAGTTCGAGCTCATTGAGCGCCTGGGCGAAGGCGCCATGGGCGAGGTTTTCCTGGCCCGGGACACCCTCATCGGCCGCGAGGTGGCCCTGAAGACCATCCGCCCCGCCGCCCTGACCTCCCCCGACGCCCGGGAGCGCTTCTTCCGGGAGGCCCAGGCCGCGGGCCGCCTCAACCACCCCAACCTCGTCACCATCCACGAGTTCGGCGAGGACGCCGGCGTCCACTACATCGCCATGGAACACGTGCCCGGCGACGACCTCGCGGCCCTGCTGGCCTCCCGCGAGCTCAGCCGGCCCGCGATCCTGGACCTGCTGGCCCAGGTCTGCGACGGCCTCGCCTACGCCCACCAGCGGGGCGTCGTCCACCGGGACATCAAGCCCAGCAACGTGCGGGTGACCCGGTTCTCCAACCGGCTCACCGCCAAGATCCTCGATTTCGGCATCGCGCGGCTCCCGGGCAGCGACCTCACCTCCACGGGCACCCTCCTGGGGACCTTCGGCTACCTGGCCCCCGAGGCCATCCAGGGCGGCAAGGCCGATCACCGGGCCGACCTCTTCGCCGTGGGCGTCCTCCTCTACGAGGCCCTGGCCGGCGAGCGCCCCTTCGACGGCGAGTCCACGGCCACGGTGCTGCACCGCATCGTCCACGATGAGCCCGCCCCCCTGGATCCCGAGGCCCTGGAGGGCGTCAGCCCCGCCCTCCGGGACGTGGTGGCCCGGGCCCTGGCCAAGGCCCCCGCCGCCCGCTACGCCACCGCGGACGCCCTGGCCGCCGACCTCCGGGCCGCCCGGAATCCCGCCTGGACGGGCGGGGACACCCGGGAGATCACCGTCCGCATGCCCCGCATCCGCCCCGAGGGCGGGACCGCCCCCCGGCGGGGGCTCCGGATCCTCGTCTGGAGCCTCCTCGCGGTGCTCCTGGCCGGCGCGGCCGGCGGGGGCGCCTGGGCCTGGCGCCGCCACCGCCGCCGGGCCCGGGCCGCGGCGCAAGCCGTTCAGCCGGTCCCCCAGGCCGTGGCCGTGCCGGTGCCCGCCGCCCCGGATCCAACGCCCACCCAGCCGCCCGCGGCCCAGCCCGCCCCGGAGACGGCGCCCCCCGTCCAGACGCCGGCCCCGGGCCAGAACCCGGGTCAGCCCCCGGCCGCGCATCCGGTCCCAAGCCAGCCGGCCGCCCAACCCCCTGCGCCCGCCCCGGCCCCGGCCCCGTACCGGGACCTGGACGCGGCCGCGGCAGCCCTCGACAAGGATCCGCGGGGGGCCCTGGCCGCCCTGGAGGGCATCCTGCAGCGGGAGCCGGACAACGAGCGGGCCATCGCCCTGCGCATCGCCGCCCTGTACGAGTCGGGCGACTACCGCGGCACGGGCCGGGCCATGATGGAAGCCAAGCGCGGCGGGCATCCCCTCTGGCCCATGGCGCTGAAGTACCCGCGGCTCCGCCAGGTCTTCGAGCGGGAACGCCTGCAGCCCCGCCTCCCGAGGCGGCGCGCGGAGGGTGCGGACCAGGGTAGGTAG
- a CDS encoding DUF4440 domain-containing protein gives MRAAAAAVLLVLAACGRETPEAQVRRAFDRAVAAVERGDAAGAAEALSPAFSGPEGLDRASARLFLAARLRGSRIGVTVLGSRIQVEGREAVQTVDVLLTGRGSGELLPGESSRRTFVLRWEAREGTWRLRELV, from the coding sequence GTGAGGGCCGCGGCCGCCGCCGTCCTCCTGGTCCTGGCGGCCTGCGGCCGGGAGACGCCGGAAGCCCAGGTCCGGCGCGCCTTCGACCGGGCCGTGGCCGCCGTGGAGCGCGGCGACGCCGCGGGGGCCGCCGAGGCGCTCTCCCCCGCCTTCTCCGGCCCCGAGGGCCTGGACCGGGCCTCGGCCCGCCTCTTCCTGGCGGCGCGGCTGCGGGGCAGCCGGATCGGCGTGACGGTCCTGGGCAGCCGCATCCAGGTGGAGGGCCGGGAGGCGGTCCAGACCGTGGACGTGCTGCTCACCGGCCGCGGCAGCGGGGAGCTCCTGCCCGGCGAATCCTCGCGGCGGACCTTCGTGCTGCGCTGGGAGGCGCGGGAGGGAACCTGGCGGCTGCGGGAGCTCGTGTAG
- a CDS encoding class IV adenylate cyclase, with protein MKFRIPDLAAAAQALADRGFREAVPAAEEASVLWDRDGALREAGCALRLRTHGGRSVLTWKGARVEDPLLKIRPEIETGVADPRALAGILAALGYAPWMDMTKRRAVWRRADLEACLDETPFGTFLELEGEAAAIRAEMAALGLSEDMVEARSYPALFQAFREGRP; from the coding sequence ATGAAGTTCCGGATCCCGGACCTGGCCGCCGCCGCCCAGGCCCTCGCGGACCGCGGCTTCCGCGAGGCCGTTCCCGCCGCGGAGGAGGCCAGCGTCCTCTGGGACCGGGACGGCGCGCTCCGCGAGGCGGGCTGCGCCCTGCGCCTGCGCACCCACGGGGGCCGGTCCGTCCTCACCTGGAAGGGCGCGCGGGTGGAGGATCCGCTGCTGAAGATCCGTCCCGAGATCGAGACCGGGGTCGCCGACCCCCGGGCCCTGGCGGGCATCCTCGCCGCGCTGGGCTACGCGCCCTGGATGGACATGACCAAGCGCCGCGCCGTCTGGCGCCGCGCGGACCTGGAGGCCTGCCTGGACGAGACGCCCTTCGGGACCTTCCTGGAGCTGGAGGGGGAGGCCGCCGCGATCCGGGCCGAGATGGCCGCCCTGGGCCTGTCCGAGGACATGGTGGAGGCCCGCAGCTACCCGGCCCTGTTCCAGGCCTTCCGCGAGGGCCGGCCGTGA
- a CDS encoding response regulator, whose amino-acid sequence MPRLLLVDDNQRIHQIVETLLAATDLQLTCASSGAEALDLAAAGGFDAALVDAILLDMDGWDLMERLRAAPATARMPIAMMAGVLDTVDLGKVDAAPIQGFLRKPVDFHDIADRVRALMAVPVPAPASPDLTATVPGLRLADHRLAVEDDLLLLEPGDVLEEPAAAEAPADGLELEELDLESLKGLNLEGPAVEDAGAPLPLAEPPAAAAEGFLDFTAEDTLPEAAQEVLPDLGPSLDLPLEALPGEEEPALHVDVAPHLSAPTPVSAIPADWSDESDTLLDLGRDEVWKAPAPPEPEPAADPIAGHSDFDSDSFLDQDAAPEATPAFLPDLPGEVTPPTLPPEAEAAPEPPAFEPEPTPALGAIASVLAAAGAVAVAAPAEAPAETPAEVPAPATLELPPAPAPAGHDPLAALLADPVLMDRLAKAVAARLGNDALREVAWEVMPELAERIGRP is encoded by the coding sequence ATGCCCCGACTCCTCCTCGTGGACGACAACCAGCGAATCCACCAGATCGTCGAGACGCTCCTGGCCGCCACGGACCTCCAGCTGACCTGCGCCTCCTCGGGCGCCGAGGCGCTGGACCTGGCCGCCGCGGGCGGCTTCGACGCGGCCCTGGTGGACGCCATCCTGCTGGACATGGACGGGTGGGACCTCATGGAGCGCCTCCGCGCGGCCCCCGCCACGGCCCGGATGCCCATCGCCATGATGGCCGGCGTGCTCGACACGGTCGACCTGGGGAAGGTGGACGCGGCGCCCATCCAGGGCTTCCTGCGGAAGCCGGTGGACTTCCACGACATCGCGGACCGGGTGCGCGCCCTCATGGCGGTGCCGGTCCCCGCCCCCGCCTCCCCCGACCTGACCGCGACGGTCCCCGGCCTGCGGCTGGCGGACCACCGCCTGGCCGTCGAGGACGACCTGCTCCTGCTGGAGCCCGGCGACGTGCTGGAGGAGCCCGCCGCCGCGGAGGCGCCCGCCGACGGCCTGGAACTGGAGGAGCTCGACCTGGAGAGCCTCAAGGGCCTGAACCTGGAGGGTCCGGCCGTCGAGGACGCCGGGGCCCCCCTGCCCCTGGCGGAGCCCCCCGCCGCGGCCGCCGAGGGCTTCCTCGACTTCACCGCGGAGGACACCCTGCCCGAGGCGGCGCAGGAGGTCCTGCCCGACCTGGGCCCGTCCCTGGACCTGCCCCTCGAGGCCCTGCCCGGGGAGGAGGAGCCCGCCCTCCACGTGGACGTCGCCCCGCACCTGAGCGCGCCGACCCCCGTCTCCGCCATCCCGGCGGACTGGTCCGACGAGAGCGACACCCTGCTGGACCTGGGCCGCGACGAGGTCTGGAAGGCCCCGGCGCCCCCCGAACCCGAGCCCGCGGCCGATCCCATCGCCGGGCATTCCGACTTCGATTCTGACAGCTTCCTCGACCAGGACGCGGCCCCGGAGGCCACCCCGGCCTTCCTGCCCGACCTGCCCGGGGAGGTGACGCCCCCCACCCTCCCCCCGGAGGCCGAGGCCGCCCCCGAACCGCCCGCCTTCGAGCCCGAGCCCACCCCGGCCCTGGGCGCCATCGCGTCCGTCCTGGCCGCGGCCGGCGCCGTGGCCGTCGCCGCGCCCGCCGAGGCCCCGGCCGAAACCCCGGCCGAGGTCCCCGCCCCGGCGACCCTCGAGCTGCCCCCGGCGCCCGCCCCCGCCGGCCACGACCCCCTGGCGGCCCTCCTCGCCGACCCCGTCCTCATGGACCGCCTGGCCAAGGCCGTCGCGGCCCGCCTCGGCAACGACGCCCTGCGCGAGGTGGCCTGGGAGGTCATGCCCGAGCTCGCCGAGCGCATCGGCCGCCCCTGA
- a CDS encoding peptidase associated/transthyretin-like domain-containing protein, with the protein MITGYNTDVRHGNRVFHVQTEDKGLANPKIETLIYVGGEILDSYRGTYEDLMAEHPVPEGAIQARMDDQHKAVIRDIKNGKYDVTPADPSLAEQSVFNDRPLDQAILEYLQQEGDTDTLELVLDEPMVPKFGEPFQVRIRARLCVSQAPVAGAEVTVRLMSSLKKAGSLAAGRTDAEGAFSVQVDLPPSQPGHLALQVSCASEFGNDEVRALITA; encoded by the coding sequence ATGATCACCGGCTACAACACCGACGTCCGGCACGGCAACCGCGTCTTCCACGTCCAGACGGAGGACAAGGGCCTCGCCAATCCCAAGATCGAGACCCTCATCTACGTGGGCGGCGAGATCCTCGACAGCTACCGGGGCACGTACGAGGACCTGATGGCCGAGCACCCCGTCCCCGAGGGGGCCATCCAGGCCCGCATGGACGACCAGCACAAGGCCGTCATCCGGGACATCAAGAACGGCAAGTACGACGTCACGCCCGCCGATCCCAGCCTCGCCGAGCAGAGCGTCTTCAACGACCGCCCCCTGGACCAGGCCATCCTGGAGTACCTCCAGCAGGAGGGCGACACGGACACCCTGGAACTGGTGCTGGACGAGCCCATGGTCCCCAAGTTCGGCGAGCCCTTCCAGGTCCGGATCCGGGCCCGGCTCTGCGTGAGCCAGGCGCCGGTGGCCGGGGCCGAGGTCACGGTGCGCCTCATGTCCAGCCTCAAGAAGGCGGGCAGCCTCGCCGCGGGCAGGACGGACGCCGAGGGCGCCTTCAGCGTCCAGGTGGACCTGCCCCCGAGCCAGCCCGGCCACCTGGCCCTCCAGGTCTCCTGCGCCTCCGAATTCGGCAACGACGAGGTCCGCGCCCTCATCACCGCCTGA